Proteins from a genomic interval of Sphingobacterium lactis:
- a CDS encoding exopolyphosphatase, which translates to MRYAAIDIGSNAVRLLIADIIERENEITFNKNTLLRVPLRLGDDAFIHKHISEGKFESMVKTMSAFRNLMDVYKVKDYMACATSAMRDADNGPEVVKACKEVGIDIDIIDGAVEAQIIYNVHSHTAMDKNKVYLYIDVGGGSTEISLFANGELVASRSFNLGTIRILDNQDSPETWDDMKRWVKNITKGHKNIYGIGSGGNINKLSRLANEKADKPISYAKLKALYVYLNSYSLKDRINVLELKQDRADVIIPASEIFLTIMKVGHLKNIVAPRIGLADGIIQTLINKNLKGEKA; encoded by the coding sequence GTGAGATATGCTGCTATAGATATTGGCTCAAATGCTGTGAGGCTGCTGATTGCTGATATTATTGAAAGAGAAAACGAAATTACCTTTAATAAAAACACACTACTACGCGTACCATTGCGCTTAGGTGATGATGCCTTCATTCATAAACACATTTCCGAGGGGAAATTTGAGAGCATGGTGAAAACCATGTCTGCCTTCCGCAACCTAATGGATGTGTACAAGGTCAAGGACTACATGGCCTGTGCTACATCGGCGATGCGCGATGCGGACAATGGACCGGAGGTCGTGAAAGCCTGCAAGGAGGTTGGAATCGATATTGATATCATTGATGGAGCTGTTGAGGCCCAGATCATTTATAATGTGCATAGCCATACGGCTATGGATAAGAATAAGGTATACCTGTACATCGATGTCGGTGGGGGTAGTACGGAGATTTCCCTGTTTGCCAATGGCGAACTGGTCGCCTCGCGATCCTTTAATCTGGGAACCATCCGGATACTGGACAATCAGGACAGTCCGGAAACTTGGGACGACATGAAACGTTGGGTCAAGAACATTACCAAAGGCCATAAGAATATTTACGGTATCGGTAGTGGTGGTAACATCAACAAGCTTTCCCGCTTAGCCAATGAGAAGGCGGACAAGCCGATTTCCTATGCGAAATTGAAAGCGTTATATGTCTACCTGAATTCCTATTCCCTAAAGGATAGAATCAACGTGCTGGAACTCAAGCAGGACCGTGCCGATGTAATCATTCCGGCTTCTGAGATCTTCCTGACCATCATGAAGGTCGGGCATCTGAAGAATATTGTCGCTCCACGGATCGGACTTGCGGACGGTATTATCCAGACCCTGATCAATAAAAATTTGAAAGGTGAGAAAGCCTAA
- a CDS encoding NAD-dependent epimerase/dehydratase family protein → MIQTILGANGQIGEELARALHSNYTDKIRLVSRKPKRIHDTDELFAADLNDAKAASEAVNGSSIAYFTLGLPMDTDLWEQQFLKITRNVIEACKEHGTKLVFFDNTYMYPQDGRVLTEETIFAPNGRKGKVRQEMAEMVLNEIAAGTLDAVICRAPEFYGPQKTQSITNSLLFDKVMAGEKLQVPLRDDTKRSLIWTPDASRATALIGNTPEAYGQTWHLPIDASRPTYKKLIQKISEAYQTNFSYSVIGKFKFWVGSLFKKSVRELQELLPRYATDNIFSDDKFRKAFPDFQTTSFGEGIEIIKQEQAKAK, encoded by the coding sequence ATGATACAGACAATTTTAGGGGCAAATGGACAGATCGGAGAGGAGCTGGCCCGCGCATTACACAGCAATTATACCGATAAGATTAGGTTGGTCAGTAGAAAACCGAAGCGAATTCATGATACGGATGAACTCTTTGCAGCAGATTTAAATGATGCGAAAGCAGCTTCCGAGGCGGTGAACGGGTCGTCGATAGCTTACTTCACACTCGGCCTTCCCATGGATACCGACCTTTGGGAACAGCAATTTCTGAAGATTACCCGAAACGTCATCGAGGCGTGCAAGGAGCACGGAACCAAATTGGTGTTCTTTGATAATACATACATGTATCCTCAGGATGGCCGCGTGCTGACCGAGGAGACAATCTTTGCTCCGAATGGTCGGAAAGGTAAGGTGCGGCAGGAAATGGCGGAAATGGTGCTGAATGAAATCGCAGCCGGCACGTTGGATGCTGTCATCTGTCGCGCACCGGAATTCTATGGGCCGCAAAAGACCCAGAGTATTACCAATTCGCTATTGTTTGATAAGGTAATGGCCGGTGAGAAACTGCAGGTTCCCCTGCGGGACGACACCAAGAGAAGCTTGATCTGGACTCCGGATGCCAGTCGGGCCACCGCGCTGATCGGTAACACCCCAGAAGCCTATGGCCAGACGTGGCACCTGCCGATCGATGCCAGCAGACCCACTTACAAGAAGCTTATTCAAAAAATATCTGAGGCTTACCAAACGAATTTTTCCTATTCGGTTATTGGAAAGTTCAAGTTTTGGGTGGGATCACTCTTCAAGAAATCGGTGCGGGAATTGCAGGAGTTGTTACCCCGCTATGCGACGGACAATATCTTCTCCGATGATAAATTCAGGAAAGCATTCCCCGATTTTCAGACGACTTCCTTCGGCGAAGGAATAGAAATTATAAAACAGGAACAGGCAAAAGCGAAATAA
- a CDS encoding Gfo/Idh/MocA family oxidoreductase — protein MSYGMSGRVFHAPFIEVNPHFELRGIVERSTKQAQGRYPHIISYDTVQELLDDPAVELIIVNTPNDTHVEYALAALKAGKHVLIEKPFAPTVGEARMLFQVAEEMGRLILPFHNRRFDADFLALKEVVQQKELGRLIELHLRFDRYKEEIGPKVFKETKRPAAGVIYDLGSHLLDQAISLFGRPKAMTKISGKYRPNTQVDDYGCIVLNYKDGLNVFITTSLLVANPQASFVLHGTKGSFVKNRTDVQEAQLIDGMMPNNPAFGVEPDASEGILTKPDEDGRLTSRFIAPVQGDYMQLFNEVYAAIREGKPYFVTKDQIIWQLEVLEPNK, from the coding sequence ATGTCGTATGGAATGTCCGGAAGGGTATTCCATGCGCCGTTTATAGAGGTTAACCCTCACTTTGAATTAAGGGGGATCGTCGAACGATCGACCAAGCAGGCGCAGGGCCGCTATCCCCATATCATCAGCTACGACACCGTTCAGGAATTGCTGGATGACCCTGCCGTAGAGCTCATCATCGTAAATACTCCCAACGATACGCATGTGGAATATGCGTTGGCTGCCCTAAAGGCTGGCAAGCACGTGCTGATCGAGAAACCTTTCGCACCCACAGTAGGCGAGGCCCGCATGCTATTCCAAGTTGCAGAGGAAATGGGCAGATTGATCCTTCCTTTCCATAACCGCCGGTTCGATGCTGATTTCCTAGCCTTAAAGGAAGTAGTTCAGCAAAAGGAACTCGGCCGATTGATCGAGCTCCACTTGCGATTTGACCGTTATAAAGAGGAAATTGGACCAAAGGTTTTCAAAGAAACGAAAAGACCCGCAGCGGGTGTTATCTATGACCTGGGGTCGCACTTGCTGGATCAGGCAATTTCCCTGTTTGGCAGACCCAAAGCGATGACCAAGATCAGCGGAAAATACCGCCCTAATACGCAGGTAGATGATTATGGATGTATTGTCCTCAATTATAAGGACGGATTGAACGTATTCATCACGACGAGCTTGCTGGTCGCCAATCCACAAGCCAGTTTTGTGCTCCACGGTACGAAAGGAAGCTTCGTAAAGAACCGGACGGACGTACAGGAAGCCCAGCTCATCGATGGCATGATGCCGAACAACCCTGCCTTTGGTGTAGAACCTGATGCGTCGGAAGGCATTTTGACCAAACCGGATGAGGACGGTAGATTAACATCCCGATTTATCGCGCCAGTTCAGGGCGATTATATGCAGCTTTTCAATGAAGTGTATGCTGCCATTCGCGAGGGCAAACCCTACTTTGTGACCAAAGATCAGATCATTTGGCAATTGGAAGTCCTCGAACCGAACAAATAA
- a CDS encoding type 1 glutamine amidotransferase domain-containing protein has protein sequence MAINILFIVTNVDKYANSTLATGLWLSELTHIYDQGVQNGWTMTIASPKGGNVPLDPESLKPLILDKVSKKYIDDRVFMDALENSRAITDVMDTTFDAVYLAGGHATMYDFPDDENLQEIVRNHYESGRKVGAICHGVGGLLNVRLSNGEYLIAGREITGFDWFEETLARRKKYVPFNLEEAIKDRGAHLKKALIPMTSNVVVDGNLITGQNPFSSTAMAEVMASELKK, from the coding sequence ATGGCAATCAATATTCTATTTATCGTAACTAATGTGGACAAGTATGCGAACAGTACATTGGCTACAGGTCTCTGGCTAAGCGAGCTTACCCACATCTATGACCAGGGTGTGCAAAACGGCTGGACAATGACAATTGCCAGCCCAAAAGGTGGCAATGTGCCACTTGATCCGGAGAGTTTGAAGCCATTAATCCTCGATAAGGTGTCGAAAAAATACATTGATGATCGAGTTTTTATGGATGCTTTGGAAAATTCCAGGGCAATTACTGATGTTATGGATACAACTTTTGATGCCGTCTACCTGGCTGGCGGACATGCCACCATGTATGATTTCCCCGACGATGAAAACCTACAGGAAATCGTCCGGAATCATTATGAATCTGGACGCAAAGTCGGCGCTATCTGTCATGGCGTAGGAGGATTGCTGAATGTGCGGCTTAGCAACGGGGAATACCTGATTGCTGGTCGTGAAATTACCGGGTTTGATTGGTTTGAAGAAACTTTAGCGCGACGCAAGAAATATGTTCCCTTTAACTTGGAGGAAGCGATCAAGGACCGTGGTGCTCACCTGAAAAAAGCGTTGATCCCCATGACCTCCAATGTTGTGGTGGACGGGAATCTCATCACCGGGCAAAATCCATTCAGTTCTACAGCAATGGCCGAGGTTATGGCGAGCGAATTAAAAAAATAA
- a CDS encoding helix-turn-helix domain-containing protein — protein sequence MLHKVLGMERPAHPLISVFDFNSVRLKEQTILRSLITDFYIIALKKDCAGNKFRYGQDYYDFEQGIMYFLAPQQVMHFTDILLNDVEGFVLVVHPDFLHSYGLGTTIREYGYFSYSSNEALNLSEKEEGAVMAIIHNIEREVDANMDAFTHDLLVSNLQLLLTYSDRFYHRQFLTSRKANSALLNKLENILDTAFGTASLLESGVPSVQSIAEQLNLSPNYLSDLLRVQTGQTTQQHIQDRLIAKAKELLSTTTLSISEIAYQLGFEHPQSFHRLFKNRTSISPVKFRASFN from the coding sequence ATGCTCCACAAAGTATTGGGCATGGAAAGACCCGCGCATCCCCTGATCAGTGTATTTGATTTCAATTCGGTGAGGTTGAAGGAACAGACTATCCTTCGCTCCCTGATCACGGATTTCTACATCATTGCACTGAAGAAGGACTGTGCAGGGAATAAATTTCGCTATGGGCAGGATTATTATGATTTTGAACAGGGGATCATGTATTTCCTTGCGCCACAACAGGTCATGCATTTTACCGATATCCTCTTGAACGATGTGGAGGGCTTTGTGCTTGTGGTGCATCCTGATTTTCTGCATAGCTATGGGTTAGGCACCACCATCAGGGAATATGGTTATTTTTCCTATAGCAGCAATGAAGCACTGAATCTCTCTGAAAAGGAGGAAGGTGCGGTAATGGCCATTATCCATAATATTGAACGGGAAGTAGACGCGAATATGGACGCCTTTACACACGATCTTTTGGTGTCCAATCTGCAACTGCTCCTGACCTATAGTGATCGCTTCTATCATCGGCAGTTCCTCACCAGCCGAAAGGCGAATAGTGCACTATTGAACAAGTTGGAAAATATCCTGGATACAGCCTTTGGAACGGCCTCACTATTGGAATCCGGTGTCCCTTCCGTGCAATCTATTGCTGAGCAATTAAACCTCAGCCCCAATTACCTGAGCGATCTATTGCGGGTGCAGACCGGACAGACTACGCAGCAGCATATTCAAGATCGGCTGATTGCGAAAGCGAAGGAACTCCTTTCGACGACGACCCTTAGTATTTCCGAGATTGCCTACCAGTTAGGCTTCGAACATCCGCAGTCCTTTCATAGGCTTTTCAAGAACCGTACCTCCATTTCTCCGGTGAAATTTAGGGCTTCGTTCAATTAA
- a CDS encoding alpha/beta hydrolase: MTKIISADQDPKIFKDIRSFLKELNSEGGKPMEEMEPDEARKVLEGAQSSVEVDVSGITESERDIQQDGLDVHIHIVKPAEAKEDRLPVFIFIHGGGWVLGDYPTHKRLVRDLVVQSGAAAVFVDYTPSPEARYPVAINEIYAATKWVAEHGDEIGVDGSNLAIAGNSVGGNMTAVTCLMAKDKGGPKIKFQLLLWPVTDADFSRDSWKNYAEGRFLTANMMKWMWDHYLPDTEKRKEYYASPFQASLEQLKDLPPALVQLAENDILYDEGLAYARKLDEAGVPTTIQTYNGFIHDYGLLNPLEHIKAVQQSTKQAAAALKDALFS, from the coding sequence ATGACAAAAATTATTTCAGCAGATCAAGATCCGAAGATTTTCAAAGACATCAGATCCTTTTTAAAGGAATTAAATAGTGAAGGTGGTAAACCGATGGAAGAGATGGAGCCCGATGAAGCACGCAAAGTGCTGGAAGGAGCGCAATCTTCCGTCGAGGTTGATGTGTCCGGGATTACGGAATCGGAGCGTGACATTCAGCAGGATGGTCTGGATGTGCATATCCATATTGTAAAGCCTGCAGAAGCGAAAGAAGACCGCCTTCCGGTATTTATCTTCATCCATGGTGGAGGATGGGTTCTGGGGGATTATCCGACGCATAAACGCTTGGTTCGTGACTTGGTCGTTCAATCGGGTGCCGCTGCGGTTTTCGTTGATTACACGCCATCACCGGAAGCACGCTATCCCGTTGCGATTAACGAGATCTATGCCGCTACCAAGTGGGTAGCTGAACATGGTGACGAAATAGGAGTGGATGGCTCCAATTTAGCCATTGCTGGAAACAGTGTGGGCGGAAATATGACGGCAGTGACCTGTTTGATGGCGAAAGATAAAGGCGGACCAAAGATTAAGTTCCAATTGCTGTTGTGGCCGGTTACTGATGCAGATTTCAGCCGCGATTCCTGGAAGAATTATGCAGAAGGCCGCTTCCTGACAGCCAATATGATGAAATGGATGTGGGATCACTACCTTCCTGACACCGAAAAACGGAAAGAATATTATGCTTCACCCTTCCAGGCATCGCTGGAGCAATTGAAGGACCTACCACCAGCCTTGGTGCAATTGGCAGAGAACGACATCCTTTACGATGAAGGTTTGGCCTACGCGCGTAAATTGGACGAGGCCGGTGTACCTACGACAATACAGACCTACAATGGTTTTATCCATGATTATGGTTTATTGAATCCCTTGGAGCATATCAAAGCGGTGCAGCAGTCTACTAAG